A portion of the Chryseobacterium tructae genome contains these proteins:
- a CDS encoding co-chaperone GroES, protein MSVNFKPLADRVLVEPIAAETKTASGIIIPDTAKEKPQEGTVVAVGPGKKDEPTTVQVGDKVLYGKYSGAELKLEGKDYLIVREADLLGIIG, encoded by the coding sequence ATGTCAGTAAACTTTAAACCATTGGCAGACAGAGTTCTGGTAGAGCCAATCGCAGCAGAAACTAAAACAGCTTCAGGTATTATTATCCCGGATACTGCAAAGGAAAAGCCGCAAGAAGGTACTGTAGTGGCAGTAGGCCCTGGTAAAAAAGATGAGCCTACCACTGTTCAGGTAGGTGACAAAGTTCTTTATGGAAAATATTCAGGTGCTGAATTGAAGTTAGAAGGTAAAGATTACTTAATTGTAAGAGAAGCTGATTTATTAGGAATTATCGGATAA
- a CDS encoding TerC family protein, producing MMFPDFTYLFNDLLQNPAKSIAIIGNLILIESLLSVDNAAVLATIVMDLPENQRKKALKYGIIGAYVFRGLALIFASVLISVWWLKPLGGLYLIYISLDWFIKKIKNKDNEDGAEENPDKESSWLYKNSIGLLGQFWATVAIVEIMDLAFSIDNVFAAVAFSDNLLLITIGVFIGILAMRFIAQWFVRLMQVFPFLETAAFIVIAILGVKLSLSLYEHFYPATAFAHFLASHTMEILVSFITVLLFIVPVATSYLFGFPARKK from the coding sequence ATGATGTTTCCTGATTTCACCTACCTCTTCAATGACTTATTACAAAACCCCGCAAAATCAATAGCCATTATCGGCAATCTTATCCTTATCGAAAGCCTTCTCTCTGTAGACAATGCAGCAGTATTGGCAACGATCGTAATGGATCTCCCCGAAAATCAAAGGAAAAAAGCCCTGAAATACGGAATTATCGGAGCATATGTATTTCGTGGACTGGCTCTTATTTTCGCTTCCGTACTGATTTCCGTCTGGTGGCTGAAACCGTTGGGAGGACTGTACCTGATCTATATCTCCTTGGACTGGTTTATTAAAAAGATTAAAAATAAAGACAATGAAGATGGTGCAGAGGAAAATCCGGACAAAGAATCCAGTTGGCTGTATAAAAATTCGATTGGATTATTGGGGCAGTTCTGGGCAACGGTTGCTATTGTAGAGATTATGGATCTTGCTTTTTCTATAGATAATGTTTTTGCAGCAGTAGCTTTCTCCGACAATTTACTTTTGATTACCATTGGCGTTTTTATAGGAATTTTGGCGATGAGATTTATTGCACAATGGTTTGTTCGTCTTATGCAGGTATTTCCTTTTCTGGAAACGGCAGCTTTTATAGTGATTGCTATTTTAGGAGTTAAACTAAGTTTATCATTATATGAGCACTTCTACCCTGCTACGGCATTTGCTCACTTTCTGGCCAGTCATACCATGGAAATTTTAGTGTCTTTCATTACCGTTCTTTTGTTTATAGTCCCTGTAGCGACGAGCTATCTTTTTGGATTTCCAGCCCGCAAAAAATAA
- a CDS encoding cation:dicarboxylate symporter family transporter, which translates to MKPFKQKTFTDSYLRNLTLYVFTAIICGALTGYYFPEVSKNLEKVSSYFFMLLEVLIIPVIFIAVTYGISYIFSTKNVFKIVTQMVVYFLIITSISIVLGIGSGLLLKPGANTGIIISSHKALPERFLTRTTNPLHISNYLVFLFLSISAGILIGLSKKRNVIFKVLDSGRNLFFKLIKYVYIFLPIVIFSNIAYGISVYGINTLLPLSKIVATVYLTSVFFIFGVLGVITAYFKINLWDFLISIKEEIILVVATSSSKMAFPMIFDKMESQGYDRKILRLVIPLGYNFNLAGACIYLSISCIFLIQFYNIPLTIKDYFWLFITISIASKTASGVPGSGFLALMFTLSRFGKIPTTDLALLYSIDRFMNEARSVTNFIDISVSAAIISKLNQNSIPLKNDVS; encoded by the coding sequence ATGAAACCTTTTAAGCAAAAAACATTTACAGACTCCTATTTAAGAAACCTTACGCTTTATGTATTCACAGCAATAATCTGTGGAGCATTGACCGGTTATTATTTTCCGGAGGTCAGTAAAAATCTGGAAAAAGTAAGCAGTTACTTTTTCATGCTTCTTGAAGTGCTGATTATTCCTGTTATTTTTATTGCTGTCACTTATGGGATAAGCTACATTTTCAGCACCAAAAATGTTTTTAAAATTGTAACCCAGATGGTTGTTTATTTTTTAATCATCACCTCTATAAGTATTGTTCTGGGGATTGGTTCTGGGTTACTTTTAAAACCGGGAGCCAATACAGGAATTATTATTTCTTCACATAAAGCACTTCCCGAAAGATTTTTGACAAGGACGACAAATCCTTTACACATTAGCAACTATCTCGTTTTTCTTTTCCTATCAATATCAGCTGGTATCCTGATTGGTCTTTCGAAGAAAAGAAATGTGATCTTTAAAGTTTTAGACTCAGGAAGAAATTTATTTTTCAAACTTATCAAATATGTTTATATATTTCTTCCGATCGTTATTTTTTCCAATATCGCTTATGGAATTTCAGTATATGGAATTAATACATTATTGCCACTAAGTAAGATTGTCGCTACGGTATATCTCACCAGTGTATTTTTTATTTTCGGAGTATTAGGAGTGATCACCGCTTATTTTAAGATCAATCTTTGGGATTTCCTGATCAGCATTAAAGAAGAAATCATTCTTGTAGTGGCCACTTCTTCTTCAAAAATGGCATTCCCGATGATCTTTGATAAAATGGAATCACAAGGTTACGACCGGAAAATTCTTCGGCTTGTGATTCCTCTTGGGTACAATTTTAATCTGGCGGGAGCATGCATTTATCTTTCCATTTCATGTATTTTCCTGATCCAGTTTTATAATATCCCTCTTACCATAAAAGACTATTTCTGGCTTTTTATCACCATTTCCATTGCTTCAAAAACAGCTTCGGGAGTTCCTGGATCGGGCTTCCTTGCGTTGATGTTTACTTTAAGCAGGTTTGGAAAAATTCCTACTACAGATCTTGCCCTTTTATACAGCATAGACCGCTTTATGAATGAAGCCCGATCGGTCACCAATTTCATCGACATTTCAGTTTCTGCCGCCATTATTTCAAAACTTAATCAAAATTCTATTCCTTTAAAAAATGATGTTTCCTGA
- a CDS encoding CitMHS family transporter: MLTFLGFLMIFIFMILIMNKKMTPLTALVLVPVLIAVVAGFGPDLGKMMKDGVKEIALTGVMLIFAILYFSLMIDTGLFEPLVNAILKAVGDNPVKTTIGTALLTTLVSLDGDGSSTYIIVVAALLPLYKKQGMNPLVLTCIIMLAGGIMNILPWGGPTARVMSSLKLGHTEIFVPMIPVMLIGLVWVFFVAYILGVREKKRIAKHGKYTQYSGQDIAGENDPALRRPKLILINLILTIVLLCVMILDIIPLGIAFMIAFCIASLINYPKLKDQQKIISKHAGNALSVAGMIFGAGIFTGILNGTGIMNAMGNSIINIIPKTWGGYLNIITAIFSVPLTFFLTNDAYYFGILPVITATGSQLNIPPDILGRASLVGQASHLLSPLVPSTYLLVSLAGVEFSDHLKFTLKWAIGSSIVMLLGALILGII; the protein is encoded by the coding sequence ATGCTTACATTTCTTGGTTTTTTAATGATATTCATCTTTATGATCCTCATCATGAACAAAAAGATGACTCCGCTTACTGCTTTGGTTCTAGTGCCTGTTCTTATTGCTGTAGTTGCAGGATTCGGGCCTGATCTTGGTAAAATGATGAAAGATGGAGTAAAAGAAATAGCACTTACGGGAGTGATGCTGATTTTTGCCATCCTGTATTTCAGTCTGATGATTGATACCGGGCTTTTTGAACCTCTTGTGAATGCCATATTAAAGGCTGTAGGAGATAATCCTGTAAAAACAACCATCGGAACAGCTCTTCTCACCACTTTAGTTTCTTTAGACGGTGATGGCTCTTCCACTTACATTATTGTAGTGGCTGCATTACTCCCACTTTATAAAAAGCAGGGTATGAATCCTTTGGTTTTAACCTGTATCATTATGCTTGCAGGAGGTATTATGAACATTTTACCATGGGGAGGGCCAACTGCGAGAGTGATGAGTTCTCTTAAATTGGGACATACTGAAATATTTGTCCCTATGATTCCTGTTATGCTGATCGGTCTCGTGTGGGTATTTTTCGTTGCCTATATTCTGGGAGTACGGGAGAAAAAAAGAATAGCCAAACATGGGAAATACACCCAATACAGCGGACAGGACATTGCCGGTGAGAATGACCCTGCATTAAGACGTCCGAAACTTATTCTCATCAATCTGATCCTGACCATTGTTCTCCTTTGTGTTATGATTCTTGATATTATTCCTTTGGGAATTGCTTTTATGATTGCGTTCTGTATCGCTTCTCTGATCAATTATCCGAAACTGAAAGACCAGCAGAAAATTATTTCAAAACATGCAGGAAATGCCTTATCGGTGGCAGGAATGATCTTCGGAGCAGGAATTTTCACAGGAATCCTGAATGGAACCGGAATTATGAATGCTATGGGAAACAGTATTATCAATATTATTCCTAAAACATGGGGTGGCTATTTGAATATCATCACTGCTATATTCAGTGTCCCACTTACCTTCTTCCTGACTAATGATGCTTATTATTTCGGAATATTACCTGTAATTACAGCTACTGGCAGTCAATTGAATATACCTCCTGATATTTTGGGACGTGCCAGTCTTGTGGGGCAGGCTTCTCATTTATTAAGTCCTTTAGTGCCTTCCACTTATTTGTTGGTTTCACTAGCGGGTGTTGAATTTTCTGACCATTTGAAATTTACCTTAAAATGGGCTATAGGATCATCCATCGTGATGTTACTGGGTGCTTTGATTCTTGGTATTATATAA
- a CDS encoding DUF2490 domain-containing protein: MKFNIQLTLILSFCLLNGLLYGQSKDNYNMWFQYLLSAKLTDKSTLTALTQYRSFDLAYDTRLFLANAYVDYEVAENIRPAAGFMFLVLESYNADDSKKIRYEKRPFQQVTADYFIGRTSISNRLRVEERFLSNPDEFEVRIRYLISVRIPFNKKGEKEKLYGILKNEIRMNVDRLEPFDSNRITAGLGIKVGKNSALELAFINQMETQKTSNYGFIGFRNSFDWRKKKQQ; this comes from the coding sequence ATGAAATTTAATATACAATTAACCCTTATTTTATCATTTTGCCTTCTTAATGGTCTTTTATATGGTCAGAGTAAAGACAATTACAATATGTGGTTCCAGTACCTCCTGTCGGCAAAGCTTACTGATAAAAGTACTTTAACAGCACTTACCCAATACCGTTCCTTCGATCTGGCCTACGACACAAGGCTTTTCCTTGCTAATGCTTATGTAGATTATGAAGTAGCAGAAAATATAAGACCTGCGGCAGGTTTTATGTTTTTGGTACTTGAATCTTATAATGCAGACGATTCTAAAAAGATAAGATATGAAAAAAGACCTTTCCAACAAGTAACCGCTGATTATTTTATTGGCAGAACCTCCATTTCCAACCGCCTTAGAGTGGAGGAGCGTTTTCTCAGCAATCCTGATGAGTTTGAAGTCAGGATCCGATACCTGATCTCTGTAAGAATTCCTTTCAATAAAAAAGGAGAAAAAGAAAAGCTCTATGGTATTCTTAAAAATGAAATCAGAATGAATGTTGATAGACTTGAACCCTTCGACAGCAACCGTATTACAGCAGGTTTGGGGATAAAAGTGGGAAAAAATTCCGCTTTGGAACTCGCCTTTATCAATCAAATGGAAACCCAAAAAACGAGTAACTACGGATTTATAGGTTTCAGAAACAGTTTTGACTGGAGAAAAAAGAAACAACAATAA
- a CDS encoding histidine kinase: protein MTYFTENYFLDSTQLVISIILNTIFNVGIYYLVYYYLVPRFYLSNKYPEFILYALICFLVSSLFRILWEPAVFQIDFSEKSYHVGFLYNIYISQGVIILVASFLGITKDKFLIEQDVINLGEEKDQLYLDLLKSKLNPHFLLNTLNNIYANSFTHSEKTSDSILQLSKLLKYIIYDSGKEKVTVSQEFSSLKALAALYQLKYNNQLDIVMGIEDQEEFDIAEIPSAIFLTLFEIL from the coding sequence ATGACTTATTTCACCGAAAACTACTTCCTGGATTCAACTCAGTTGGTGATAAGCATTATTTTGAATACAATTTTCAATGTGGGAATTTACTATCTGGTCTACTATTATCTGGTGCCCAGATTTTATTTATCCAATAAGTATCCGGAATTTATTCTTTATGCTTTAATCTGTTTTCTGGTATCCAGTCTTTTCAGAATTCTATGGGAACCGGCTGTTTTTCAGATTGATTTTAGCGAAAAAAGTTATCATGTTGGTTTTCTGTACAACATATACATCTCGCAGGGAGTAATCATTCTTGTGGCTTCTTTTTTGGGAATTACGAAAGACAAATTTTTAATAGAACAGGATGTGATCAACCTTGGTGAAGAAAAAGATCAGCTTTATCTCGATTTACTGAAGTCTAAGCTGAATCCTCATTTTTTACTGAATACTCTTAATAATATATATGCCAACAGTTTTACCCATTCTGAAAAAACTTCAGACTCTATTTTGCAGTTAAGCAAGCTTCTGAAATATATTATTTATGACAGTGGAAAAGAAAAAGTAACAGTTTCTCAGGAATTTTCTTCATTGAAAGCCCTTGCCGCTTTGTATCAGCTTAAATATAATAATCAGCTTGATATTGTTATGGGTATTGAAGATCAGGAAGAATTTGACATTGCAGAAATTCCGTCCGCAATATTTCTTACTTTATTTGAAATTCTTTAA
- a CDS encoding LytR/AlgR family response regulator transcription factor, protein MANLTIVNVDDEYPALQLIKQYCDQLEGVELLASFQKPEEALAFLKVNKVDLVVFDINMPGMNGVELLQQLPDPPLCIFVTLETKYAVKAFELDVVHYLIKPVDFDTFKKAVNKARDFVQFKSSANSQHQEDYIMFKSNYVMNKVFLKDILWIQGFGEYIVLMTPLKKYMILERMSNFEEKFQHFGFIRIHKSYIVLSKHINSYNSSHVFLKSGEELPLGRTYKKNLKAHLN, encoded by the coding sequence ATGGCTAATCTGACTATCGTTAATGTAGATGATGAATATCCTGCATTGCAGCTTATAAAACAATATTGCGATCAGCTTGAAGGGGTTGAACTGCTGGCTTCATTTCAGAAACCGGAAGAAGCACTGGCTTTCCTGAAAGTGAATAAAGTGGATCTGGTTGTTTTTGATATCAATATGCCGGGAATGAATGGAGTAGAGCTTTTACAACAGCTTCCCGATCCGCCGTTATGTATTTTCGTTACTTTGGAAACAAAATATGCAGTGAAAGCATTTGAATTGGACGTCGTTCATTATCTTATCAAGCCTGTAGATTTTGATACCTTTAAAAAAGCAGTCAATAAAGCAAGAGATTTTGTTCAGTTTAAAAGTTCTGCTAACAGTCAGCACCAGGAAGATTATATTATGTTCAAATCCAATTATGTGATGAATAAAGTCTTTCTTAAAGATATTCTTTGGATACAGGGGTTTGGTGAGTATATTGTTTTGATGACTCCTCTGAAAAAATATATGATCCTGGAAAGGATGTCCAATTTTGAAGAGAAATTTCAACATTTTGGATTCATCAGGATTCACAAATCTTATATTGTATTGTCAAAACATATCAACTCTTATAATTCCAGCCATGTTTTTTTGAAGAGTGGCGAAGAGCTTCCATTGGGACGAACGTATAAAAAGAATTTGAAAGCCCATTTAAATTAA
- a CDS encoding DUF3108 domain-containing protein, which yields MRTFLFLLLLNSVHFFSQNLLTPKNAGIDSKLIKDETSELLWYAENAGTKIEIGSIITEIKKLNKKDLLIKTIVKMKQAPDAKWTDSTIVKSSDFSPVYHSSYNSMRDMVLKSGKDKVTGYYLDKKSQKKDIIDLPATHYFDSSSYAMLIRFLPLKEHYTSEISIFDYNPKSEKKGMMKACILETKKSEYKGKSVWMVKTTDDINNKSTIVTYYIDPITRKIVKQDIDMGGRKMLMEAIQ from the coding sequence ATGAGAACATTTCTTTTCCTTTTACTATTAAATAGTGTCCATTTTTTTTCACAAAACCTGCTTACTCCTAAAAATGCAGGCATTGATTCAAAATTAATCAAAGATGAAACTTCTGAATTATTATGGTATGCTGAAAATGCCGGCACAAAAATAGAGATCGGAAGCATCATTACAGAAATCAAAAAGCTAAACAAAAAAGATCTTCTTATTAAGACCATTGTAAAAATGAAACAGGCTCCGGATGCTAAATGGACAGATTCTACTATTGTAAAATCTTCAGACTTCAGTCCGGTATATCATTCGTCTTATAATTCAATGCGAGACATGGTTCTCAAATCTGGCAAAGATAAAGTCACCGGATATTACCTTGATAAAAAATCGCAAAAGAAAGATATTATCGACCTCCCTGCCACCCATTATTTTGACAGCAGCAGCTATGCTATGCTCATAAGATTTCTTCCTCTGAAAGAACACTACACTTCCGAAATTTCCATTTTTGATTACAACCCAAAATCTGAAAAAAAAGGAATGATGAAAGCTTGTATTCTGGAAACAAAGAAGTCTGAATATAAAGGGAAATCGGTATGGATGGTAAAAACGACTGATGACATCAACAACAAATCAACTATAGTAACCTACTATATTGATCCTATTACGAGAAAAATCGTAAAACAGGATATAGACATGGGCGGAAGAAAAATGCTTATGGAAGCCATCCAATAA
- a CDS encoding M1 family metallopeptidase, producing the protein MKLKVVILSLSVFAYTGFTAQNIQNNPGSNHGNKFEQLGTILPTPNIYRTASGAPGHAYWQNRADYNITAYLDEDKRNLKGSETVTYYNNSPDELDYIWLQLDENEHSSIRNAGYDNSSILRPSTTDQQLKVTELPVKDNGYGVILEKVTDASGTPLKYTVNKTMMRIDLPKALKKGEKFVFKVDWNYNISNRMKMGGRGGYENFPEDGNDLYTMTQWYPRMCVYSDFQGWQNHQFTGRGEFALVFGNFKVSMNVPADHVVGGTGECKNYDQVLTSDQLSRYRKAESASEPIEIVTLDEAKKAEKNHSKQRKTWVFEANDVRDFAWTSSRKFVWDGMRVTIPENNNKVMAMSFYPKESYGLYRKFSTKAVAHTIKTYSEFTIPYPYPVAQSVEAANGMEYPMICFNFGRTEKDGTYSEGTKNGMIGVIIHEVGHNFFPMIINSDERQWAWMDEGLNTFTEYLTEEKWDNKFPSKRGPAWTIVDYMKLPKDQLEPIMSNSENIVQYGPNAYSKPATGLNILRETIMGRELFDKAFKTYAKRWAFKHPEPADLFRTMEDASGEDLDWFWRGWFYGTDPVDIAIDKVTVATPNLDTDPKAATEVKYQVDKPLVNSFEDLSKIRNREDKNITFYVDQDKEVQDFYYRYDRGQEKANTKEYTNKVEATLPLDAKDKEKFKNITAYQIDFLNKGGLVMPIILEFTFEDGSKLYDKSSAQIWRLNEQKVSKTYYFDKKLKSIQLDPMREIADIDTTNNLWTSNGSGGETSKFQLFKQKQEGNSARGSSNGKVNPMQAAGKG; encoded by the coding sequence ATGAAACTAAAAGTTGTTATACTTTCACTTTCTGTATTTGCCTATACAGGTTTCACCGCACAAAATATTCAGAATAACCCGGGTAGCAATCATGGAAACAAGTTTGAGCAACTGGGAACTATTCTACCAACACCCAACATTTACAGAACAGCTTCCGGAGCACCAGGACACGCCTACTGGCAAAACAGGGCTGATTATAACATTACCGCCTACCTTGACGAGGATAAAAGAAATCTGAAAGGTTCAGAAACGGTAACCTATTACAATAATTCTCCTGACGAACTGGATTATATCTGGCTTCAATTGGACGAAAACGAGCATTCAAGCATCAGGAATGCAGGATATGATAATTCATCAATCCTTCGACCGTCAACAACGGATCAACAGCTTAAGGTAACGGAACTTCCTGTAAAAGATAACGGCTATGGAGTTATTCTGGAAAAAGTAACGGATGCTTCAGGAACTCCACTAAAATACACCGTTAACAAAACCATGATGCGTATTGATCTTCCAAAAGCTTTGAAAAAGGGAGAAAAATTCGTTTTCAAGGTAGATTGGAACTATAATATCTCCAACAGAATGAAGATGGGCGGCCGTGGTGGTTATGAAAATTTTCCTGAAGATGGCAATGATTTGTATACGATGACCCAATGGTATCCAAGAATGTGTGTATACAGTGATTTCCAGGGTTGGCAAAACCATCAGTTCACCGGAAGAGGGGAATTTGCTTTGGTTTTCGGAAACTTTAAAGTGTCTATGAATGTACCGGCAGATCATGTTGTAGGAGGAACCGGAGAATGTAAAAACTATGATCAGGTATTAACATCCGATCAGCTTTCAAGATACAGAAAAGCAGAAAGTGCTTCTGAACCTATAGAAATCGTCACCTTAGATGAGGCTAAAAAAGCAGAAAAGAATCATTCAAAACAAAGAAAAACGTGGGTTTTCGAAGCGAATGATGTAAGAGATTTTGCCTGGACTTCTTCCAGAAAATTTGTTTGGGACGGAATGCGTGTTACGATTCCTGAAAACAATAATAAAGTAATGGCGATGAGTTTTTACCCTAAGGAATCTTACGGACTTTACAGAAAGTTTTCTACAAAGGCTGTCGCTCATACCATTAAAACGTACTCCGAATTTACAATTCCTTACCCATATCCGGTAGCTCAGTCTGTAGAAGCAGCCAACGGAATGGAATATCCAATGATCTGTTTCAACTTCGGAAGAACAGAAAAAGACGGAACCTATTCTGAAGGAACTAAAAACGGAATGATCGGAGTGATTATCCACGAAGTGGGACACAATTTCTTCCCAATGATCATTAATTCTGATGAAAGACAATGGGCATGGATGGATGAAGGACTGAACACGTTCACAGAATATCTTACGGAAGAAAAATGGGATAACAAATTCCCTTCAAAAAGAGGCCCGGCATGGACTATTGTAGATTATATGAAACTTCCGAAGGATCAGCTTGAACCTATCATGAGTAACTCGGAAAATATTGTTCAATATGGCCCGAATGCTTATTCAAAACCTGCCACAGGATTGAATATTCTTCGTGAAACCATTATGGGAAGAGAACTTTTTGATAAAGCTTTTAAAACTTATGCTAAAAGATGGGCCTTCAAGCATCCTGAACCTGCAGACCTTTTCCGTACTATGGAAGATGCCAGCGGTGAAGACCTTGACTGGTTCTGGAGAGGATGGTTCTATGGAACAGACCCTGTAGATATTGCCATTGATAAAGTAACTGTAGCCACCCCAAATCTTGATACAGATCCAAAAGCGGCCACTGAAGTAAAATATCAGGTGGATAAGCCTTTGGTAAACAGCTTTGAAGATCTTTCGAAAATCAGAAACAGAGAAGATAAGAATATTACATTCTATGTTGATCAAGATAAAGAGGTTCAAGATTTCTATTACCGATATGACAGAGGGCAGGAAAAAGCAAACACTAAAGAATATACTAATAAAGTAGAAGCTACTCTTCCTTTAGATGCTAAGGATAAAGAGAAATTCAAAAATATTACTGCTTATCAGATAGACTTTCTAAACAAAGGCGGATTGGTAATGCCTATTATCCTTGAATTCACCTTTGAAGATGGTTCAAAATTATATGATAAATCCTCTGCACAAATCTGGAGATTGAACGAACAAAAAGTTTCTAAAACATATTATTTTGACAAGAAGTTGAAATCAATTCAGCTCGATCCAATGAGAGAAATAGCCGATATTGATACGACCAATAACTTATGGACAAGCAATGGTTCTGGTGGTGAAACTTCAAAATTCCAACTCTTTAAACAAAAACAAGAAGGAAATTCCGCAAGAGGAAGTTCAAACGGAAAGGTAAACCCAATGCAGGCGGCAGGAAAAGGCTAA
- a CDS encoding HupE/UreJ family protein: MQDFLFYLNLGWEHIISLDALDHQLFVLALIAVYSYSDWKKILILVTAFTIGHSITLALSILDVFRVPSDWVEFLIPLTIVLTSLDNIIMKNQKQTLMRANYYLALIFGLVHGMGFANTARVMIAKSQSIAVPLLGFNIGLELGQIVIVGAILILLFILLTIFKVNKKDWILFVSSGVFALSLKMTLERIPF, translated from the coding sequence ATGCAGGATTTTCTATTTTATTTAAACCTTGGATGGGAACACATTATTTCCCTGGATGCTTTAGATCATCAGCTTTTTGTTTTGGCTCTGATCGCTGTTTATTCTTATAGTGATTGGAAAAAAATTCTGATCCTCGTCACCGCATTTACCATTGGACATTCCATTACATTAGCATTAAGTATTCTTGATGTTTTCAGAGTACCTTCCGATTGGGTTGAGTTCTTAATTCCTCTCACTATTGTTCTAACATCCCTGGATAATATTATTATGAAAAACCAGAAACAGACGTTAATGCGGGCTAATTACTATCTTGCTCTCATCTTTGGATTGGTTCACGGAATGGGGTTTGCCAATACAGCCAGAGTGATGATTGCTAAAAGCCAAAGCATTGCTGTTCCGCTATTAGGTTTTAATATCGGATTAGAATTAGGGCAGATCGTCATTGTGGGTGCTATCCTTATATTATTGTTTATTCTGCTTACTATTTTTAAGGTCAATAAGAAAGATTGGATTCTTTTTGTCTCATCCGGAGTCTTTGCACTATCCTTAAAAATGACTTTGGAAAGAATTCCTTTCTAA
- a CDS encoding DUF6702 family protein, producing the protein MKKLWLFLLPIVFLLSFTTVWHPYHVGSVEINYSSKSKTFEVTGRFFLDDLENGLGKKYGGTFHFNDDQYKAKLDEALQKYCQEYFKLKTDNKFLKVNYVGYEEDQESVNVYMESEPVAHPKKVETAVSFLYNLFDDQINIVHIIVNGDRKSEKLTYPNRYLYKQF; encoded by the coding sequence ATGAAGAAATTATGGCTGTTTTTGCTCCCGATTGTTTTTTTACTGTCTTTTACTACTGTATGGCACCCTTATCATGTAGGTTCTGTGGAGATCAACTATAGTTCTAAATCTAAAACATTTGAAGTTACCGGTAGATTTTTCCTTGACGATCTTGAGAATGGTCTTGGAAAAAAATATGGTGGAACTTTTCATTTCAATGATGATCAATATAAAGCAAAGCTTGATGAAGCATTACAAAAATATTGTCAGGAATATTTTAAACTAAAGACAGATAATAAGTTTCTTAAAGTAAATTATGTAGGCTACGAGGAGGATCAGGAATCTGTGAATGTCTATATGGAATCAGAACCCGTTGCCCATCCTAAAAAAGTAGAAACAGCAGTAAGTTTTCTGTATAACCTTTTTGATGATCAGATTAATATTGTTCACATCATTGTCAATGGAGATAGAAAAAGTGAAAAATTAACCTATCCGAACCGTTATCTCTACAAACAGTTTTAA
- a CDS encoding VanW family protein, translating into MKQQLKNWVPHSWKLQIKLLQRYIHEQRNKHIYPKEYRSEHIGEHSIQLRQIIKNASFHHNKIHNLKVVGDKINNLIIHPDEVFSFWKLIGKPNEKNNFKEGRNLINNTISSDFGGGICQFSSILYYGSLQSGLKILERYPHSMDIYKEDERFTPLGSDCTVVYGYKDLQVQNSFPFPIQFKCHINDSELHLSIISPDKLTLNEIEFKYHEIEKGVWVETLSNGQTLFKNFYIRL; encoded by the coding sequence ATGAAACAGCAACTGAAAAATTGGGTTCCTCATTCATGGAAACTGCAGATAAAACTTTTGCAGCGATATATTCATGAACAGAGAAACAAGCATATTTATCCTAAGGAATATCGTTCGGAACATATAGGAGAACATTCAATTCAACTCCGGCAGATTATTAAAAACGCATCTTTTCATCATAATAAAATCCACAATTTAAAAGTAGTTGGAGACAAAATCAATAATCTGATCATCCATCCTGATGAAGTATTTTCTTTCTGGAAATTGATTGGAAAGCCTAATGAAAAGAATAATTTTAAAGAAGGCAGAAACCTCATCAACAATACTATTTCAAGTGATTTTGGGGGTGGAATCTGTCAGTTCTCATCTATTCTATATTATGGATCACTTCAATCGGGATTAAAAATTTTAGAAAGATATCCCCATTCAATGGATATTTATAAAGAAGATGAACGCTTTACTCCTTTAGGTTCAGATTGTACGGTCGTTTACGGCTACAAAGATCTTCAAGTTCAGAATTCTTTTCCGTTTCCTATTCAGTTCAAATGTCACATCAATGATAGTGAACTCCATCTCAGTATTATTTCTCCTGATAAATTAACTTTAAACGAGATTGAATTTAAATATCATGAAATTGAAAAAGGAGTTTGGGTAGAAACACTAAGCAATGGCCAAACTTTGTTTAAAAATTTTTATATTCGTTTATGA